In the Drosophila gunungcola strain Sukarami unplaced genomic scaffold, Dgunungcola_SK_2 000001F, whole genome shotgun sequence genome, one interval contains:
- the LOC128262048 gene encoding protein Daple, whose amino-acid sequence MEKRPASTMQVLYGELAAAKAKSAQLEEENILLRHRLNRASSSHGTNAAMHVEAKIMAFQLEEERDRLVETVQQHKKKYNKLHDAYLEKVKRCRALEEMFKRQKTLTGLVMKSSLDQRHAEQQMMLEKRQSAQSDLNELQVLKAKVEKLQRALDESYDIIDEMDFELESVELLEMQNQSLRDELSALKSNSVAGATSLAASVPNDDDPPPKYEEDCPGAHHKAMLARRNSSSSESGPKDDDADAETMERAALTHSLIETVETESNALRRELLRSRCQRTIRKKLEEESEDAD is encoded by the exons ATGGAAAAGCGTCCCGCGTCCACCATGCAGGTGCTCTATGGAGAGCTGGCAGCCG CAAAAGCTAAAAGTGCCCAGTTGGAAGAGGAAAACATATTACTACGCCATCGTCTGAATCGCGCGTCTTCCAGCCACGGCACCAATGCGGCCATGCATGTGGAAGCCAAGATCATGGCCTTTCAACTGGAGGAGGAGCGCGATCGTCTGGTGGAGACGGTGCAGCAGCACAAGAAGAAGTACAACAAACTGCACGACGCCTATCTGGAGAAGGTGAAACGCTGCCGTGCCCTGGAGGAGATGTTCAAGCGGCAGAAGACACTCACAGGCTTGGTGATGAAATCCTCACTAGATCAGAGACATGCAG AGCAACAAATGATGTTAGAGAAGCGGCAGTCAGCGCAAAGTGATCTCAATGAATTGCAAGTGCTGAAGGCCAAGGTGGAGAAGCTCCAAAGAGCCCTGGACGAGTCATATGACATAATCGATGAAATGGATTTCGAACTGGAAAGC GTGGAGCTACTGGaaatgcaaaaccaaagttTGCGCGATGAGTTGTCTGCCCTAAAATCAAATTCAGTGGCAGGAGCCACCAGCCTTGCAGCTTCCGTTCCAAACGATGATGATCCTCCGCCCAAATACGAGGAAGATTGTCCCGGGGCTCATCACAAAGCAATGCTGGCACGTCGCAACTCTTCCAGCAGTGAATCCGGACCAAAGGATGACGATGCCGATGCAGAAACCATGGAGAGAGCTGCTCTAACCCATAGC CTCATCGAAACTGTTGAAACGGAGAGCAATGCCCTGAGAAGAGAACTGTTGAGGTCCCGCTGCCAAAGAACTATACGTAAGAAGTTGGAAGAAGAAAGTGAAGATGCCGACTAG
- the LOC128263400 gene encoding uncharacterized protein LOC128263400: protein MRHGSDQWSISAKMVGSLETRKLLAIWLVTLGFCLGGSKDADADTDAKWMAPLKQYGYTAKHLKNKVEHGDFTTFELGTPNYQILNPQDEPEYITADQPHYQEMLKRLTSAQSGTDTIDVEMAGRADTVRVAPDQSQSEKPSGIPDADKPQAELAPNRNDKLKKRSSIQGGHNRKKVMEYQTADEQGYFPDIKVYTGARPFQSRVANLN from the exons ATGCGTCATGGCTCAG ATCAATGGAGCATCAGTGCGAAAATGGTCGGCTCACTGGAGACACGAAAACTTCTGGCCATTTGGCTGGTGACCCTTGGATTTTGCCTGGGAGGCTCGAaggatgctgatgctgatacGGATGCCAAGTGGATGGCCCCACTCAAACAGTATGGATACACGGCCAAGCATCTGAAGAACAAGGTGGAGCACGGCGATTTCACCACCTTCGAGCTGGGCACGCCCAACTACCAGATCCTGAACCCCCAGGACGAACCGGAGTACATCACTGCGGACCAGCCGCACTACCAGGAAATGCTGAAACGATTGACCAGTGCCCAAAGTGGCACGGATACCATCGATGTGGAAATGGCAGGTCGTGCGGACACCGTTCGAGTGGCTCCCGATCAGTCGCAATCGGAGAAGCCTTCTGGCATCCCAGACGCTGACAAACCACAAGCCGAACTGGCACCTAATCGCAATGATAAACTTAAGAAGCGCAGCTCTATTCAAGGCGGACATAACCGAAAGAAAGTCATGGAGTATCAAACAGCGGATGAGCAAGGTTATTTCCCGGATATTAAGGTCTATACCGGGGCCAGACCTTTCCAAAGCCGCGTGGCCAATCTTAATTAA
- the LOC128262049 gene encoding larval cuticle protein A2B, translating into MSGGVVVYKQARTTQINYFDFQLRRVHFHIQRVLRAPEYRMLRKATYLLCLCLASAVWAIELHPEPDYGPVAYEFQWAVHDPHTGDIKSQKESRKDDKVEGIYELIDSDGYRRIVQYKADDHNGFEAIVHREPTDIKIPLPEPPKKLLAAKILAPVLPVAPLVHYAAPKAIVKQELSSGNYVSVSGPTAQYKY; encoded by the exons ATGAGTGGCGGAGTGGTCGTATATAAGCAGGCGAGGACTACCCAGATTAATTACTTCGATTTCCAGCTTCGTCGAGTGCATTTCCATATCCAAAGAGTTCTAAGAGCCCCCGAATACAGAATGCTGCGAAAA GCCACCTATCTGTTGTGTCTGTGCCTGGCCAGCGCCGTGTGGGCCATTGAATTGCATCCGGAGCCGGATTACGGGCCAGTGGCCTACGAGTTTCAGTGGGCAGTCCACGATCCGCACACCGGCGACATCAAGAGCCAGAAGGAGTCGCGCAAGGACGACAAGGTTGAGGGCATCTACGAGCTGATCGACTCCGATGGCTATCGACGCATTGTCCAATACAAGGCCGACGATCACAACGGCTTCGAGGCGATTGTCCACCGTGAGCCGACGGACATCAAGATTCCGCTGCCTGAGCCGCCCAAGAAACTGCTGGCTGCCAAGATCCTAGCTCCAGTGCTGCCGGTGGCTCCGCTCGTTCACTACGCTGCCCCCAAGGCCATAGTCAAGCAGGAGCTGTCCTCCGGAAACTATGTATCGGTTTCCGGACCCACAGCCCAGTACAAGTACTAA